The following are from one region of the Pocillopora verrucosa isolate sample1 chromosome 3, ASM3666991v2, whole genome shotgun sequence genome:
- the LOC136279347 gene encoding uncharacterized protein, whose protein sequence is MYNLQLELNDERNQKRRVSYLFFQARARFGFRRHGFRFTKLFDSRTYNYNLAKWLEQKLKPLSLNEYTITDAFTFADEIRTHTMNEDDILASYDVTALFTNVPLDETIKILVNKAFTGDWFNKTYGLNLQQDQLARLLEIATTNQLFQFNGQLYQQTDGVAMGSPLGPLMANVFMCHLEEKLTCEGLMPQLYKRYVDDTLAGMPSVDVAAEFLSTLNGLHPSLTFTMELPVDNKIPFIGIEIVKNGTKLETQVYRKPTNTGLLLHFQSHPDKRCKDSLLQTMIHRAYSLSSTTEAFNAECAKLRSIFSRLDYPMSVIDSAIKTFLFLNSSANKAERNNDDSSIVRISLPFKDQVAANAVRKRLRDPSHKIGPTLQPVFVSKKLGQDLRPKEIKPSIVNKQCVVYNFSCDLCDADYVGYTARHLHQRIAEHKNSAIGRHFLEAHGNNNLLRESQFTVLRKCQSKFDCLVFEMLFIKKLKPNLNIQTDSIRANLFV, encoded by the exons atgtacAATCTACAGCTCGAATTGAATgatgaaagaaatcaaa AAAGGCGagtttcatatctttttttccaagCTCGCGCTCGCTTCGGTTTTCGTAGACACGGATTTCGATTCACGAAACTTTTTGATAGCAGAACTTACAACTACAATCTTGCTAAATGGCTTGAACAAAAGCTGAAGCCACTTTCTCTAAATGAGTATACAATCACTGATGCTTTTACCTTTGCTGATGAGATTCGTACCCACACTATGAATGAAGATGACATATTGGCTTCTTATGACGTCACAGCTCTTTTTACCAATGTGCCTTTAGATGAGACTATCAAAATCTTAGTCAACAAGGCCTTCACTGGTGATTGGTTCAACAAAACCTATGGCCTTAATCTGCAACAGGACCAGCTTGCTAGACTACTCGAAATTGCCACAACCAATCAGCTTTTCCAGTTTAATGGTCAACTCTACCAACAGACAGATGGTGTGGCCATGGGCTCGCCCCTTGGTCCTCTAATGGCCAATGTCTTCATGTGtcatcttgaagaaaagctTACATGCGAGGGCTTGATGCCCCAGTTGTACAAGAGGTACGTTGATGATACTCTGGCTGGAATGCCTAGCGTTGATGTTGCTGCTGAGTTTCTTAGTACCCTGAATGGCCTACACCCCAGTCTAACATTTACGATGGAGCTTCCTGTGGATAACAAGATCCCTTTTATTGGCATTGAAATCGTCAAGAACGGAACTAAACTTGAAACTCAAGTTTAcagaaaaccaacaaacaccGGATTGCTCCTACATTTCCAAAGTCACCCGGATAAACGCTGTAAAGACTCTTTATTACAGACAATGATACATCGTGCCTATTCCTTGTCGTCTACAACAGAGGCTTTCAATGCAGAATGTGCCAAGTTGCGCTCTATATTTAGTCGCCTTGACTATCCAATGAGTGTTATTGATTCTGCTATCAAAAcgtttctttttctaaattccTCAGCGAACAAAGCAGAAAGAAACAATGATGATAGTAGCATAGTAAGAATTAGTCTTCCTTTTAAAGATCAAGTGGCCGCTAATGCGGTTCGTAAGCGGTTACGCGATCCTAGCCATAAGATTGGCCCTACTTTGCAACCAGTTTTCGTGAGCAAGAAATTGGGGCAAGACCTCAGacccaaagaaatcaagccgTCAATTGTTAATAAGCAGtgtgttgtttacaatttttcatgtgatcTGTGCGATGCAGATTATGTCGGGTATACAGCCCGACACCTTCATCAACGCATTGCTGAACACAAAAATTCGGCAATCGGTAGACATTTCTTAGAAGCTCATGGTAACAACAACCTTTTGAGAGAAAGCCAATTCACGGTTTTAAGAAAGTGCCAgagcaaatttgattgcttagTATTTGAAATGCTCTTCATCAAGAAACTTAAGCccaatttaaatattcagacGGACTCCATACGTGCGAATctctttgtttga
- the LOC136279348 gene encoding QRFP-like peptide receptor, whose product MDQDDNISTSNSSYGQNTTLTLDLASDCIPWLVISITECLAIVICNLITVIVFVKQRQLQRRSTYLIIHLAIVDLLFGAVSGPVIISDLLGSYCDLWKYNTEIFPLANLFPVTSIVNLAVISLERLHATFSPFKHRFVKKWVYGVVIGTIWLMTSSRETVQVIVYNTESVVSPVTIAISPYTNCSVSLLVICICYISIFIKVRRSSNPQRHGAINRERKLTATLLWVTLASLLTWLPFIVFSLNTNALNLRSFFHIRMTLAALVGANSLLNPIVYALRMPDFRDGICRIFRRTPRQIAPGSLPRRNPLHTSRLDDDA is encoded by the coding sequence ATGGATCAAGACGACAATATCAGTACTTCAAACAGCAGTTACGGACAGAACACGACGTTAACCCTGGATCTTGCCTCAGACTGTATCCCATGGCTCGTGATATCCATAACTGAGTGCTTGGCCATAGTCATCTGCAATTTGATCACCGTTATCGTGTTCGTAAAGCAGCGTCAGCTACAGCGTCGGAGCACATACTTGATCATCCATCTGGCAATAGTCGATCTATTATTTGGTGCAGTTTCCGGTCCTGTGATTATTAGTGATCTATTGGGGTCTTACTGTGATTTATGGAAGTACAATACTGAAATCTTTCCATTAGCAAACCTTTTTCCAGTGACTTCTATTGTTAATCTCGCAGTCATTTCATTGGAAAGACTGCATGCAACATTCTCTCCATTTAAGCATCGCTTTGTcaagaaatgggtttatggaGTAGTAATTGGTACTATCTGGTTAATGACTTCATCGAGGGAGACTGTTCAAGTTATCGTATATAATACAGAAAGTGTCGTGTCTCCTGTCACCATTGCAATCTCGCCATACACAAATTGTTCAGTTTCTCTTTTAGTCATCTGCATCTGTTATATTTCAATCTTTATAAAAGTTCGACGCAGCTCTAATCCTCAACGCCACGGTGCAAtcaacagagaaagaaaactgacagcTACGTTACTTTGGGTTACGCTTGCATCGTTACTGACATGGCTGCCATTTATTGTATTTAGCCTAAATACAAACGCTCTTAACTTGAGGTCTTTCTTTCATATCAGGATGACACTGGCGGCGCTAGTTGGTGCCAATTCCTTGTTAAATCCAATTGTGTATGCCCTCAGGATGCCTGATTTTCGAGATGGAATATGTCGAATATTCCGTAGGACTCCAAGGCAAATCGCTCCAGGCAGTTTACCGCGTCGAAATCCTCTGCACACGAGTAGACTAGATGATGATGCCTGA